Within Enoplosus armatus isolate fEnoArm2 chromosome 1, fEnoArm2.hap1, whole genome shotgun sequence, the genomic segment ACCACAAAGTTCACGTAAAGGTGAGAGGCTGAGATTTGGTGTGTTCAGCACTTGTCGTCAACACAAACACCATAAAATATGGCTTCAGCAACTACCTGGTTAGACCGTATCTCATCCCAGAAATCAAGTCGGACGGACGGACAATCACAAATACTCGGCATTCATCGCAGTTCAGGAAAAGCTGAGGATCATGTTGCCTAGTTGGAGGAGATGGCAGATACAGGTGCTGTGTTAACATTTACCATCTCTTTCAGCTGGCTATGCATATGAGTCGACCCATCTGCTCCCCTGTGATCTGCTCCGACTGCCTCTGATACGCTGCTGAAACCTTGTTCtctgaaaaaaagtgtttgttggGTATGAGAATATATTTCTGTTGAGAATTAAAGGATGTTTAGTCAGCAGGATGTGATGTACAGGATGTTTAGTCAGCAGCTGAAAATTGTGCTATAAGTCTTTGAGAAACATTGCGTGCATTTTGTCAAATAGTACTGTACAAGTAGgcttttaaatcaaaataaatatattcattattattatggtcTCATTAACACCGCTTGGGCAATAATTTCCATCAGTTATGATAACTAAAAGTAACTGCTGAGATCGGGGAACATGGCAACAACGCTAAAAGAAGTCCAATAATTATACAGTCTGTACAAAAGCCAACAGTTTAACCAGATTATCTGAACCACTTTATTTGAAGGCAAAACCAAACGTGAGTGACGCGAAATGTTCAGAAAACTGTGTGCGCAAACAACTACACCGTTTACGgtgggtcaaagttgaaccaagAAATCTGTTTATAAATTGTAATGACTATTTGTAACCTTCAGTTTTGGGGATAATCGTCCCatatttgctttcattttcttttcatagaTTCCAGCATTTCACTGCAATGTAATTTCCAACAATAAGTCATTATTAAAAAGGAACCCCTCTAAATATCCTTAGACTTCCACTAAAAGATTTGCCCAGACTTTAATCCTCATTCACAGTCATACTCACTTTAGAAGATGTTCCAATTCTCGCTTGATCTTCGTCACTACGGGTGGACCCTGGTAGGTCAGAGCTGTGTAAAGCTGAACCAGTGACGCACCAGCACGGATCTTATCCATAGCATCCTGCCCACTGGCCACACCACCGATTCCAATAATTGCTACTTTACCTACAGAAACATTATCATTACATTATGAAAAGTATATTTTATATCTACGTATGTGATcagaaatggacagaaaatacTGGTGTGCAAATAAGTACCTTTGGTGAGGTTGTACATTTCTCTCACAGTGCTAGTGGAGAGGTCTTTGAGAGGCTGGCCACTTAACCCACCAACCTCAGACTTATGCGGATCCTGAAGCGTCTCCGGTCTGGACACCGTGGTGTTAGACACCATTAAACCATCCACGCCCAGCTGCAAACACAGGACATACACcaaagagaggacaggaagtgagtgacATATTCGCCTGCATCTACGGCAGCAGAACTGATGTATGTATGCGACTGTGAGTAAAGGCCATCTGACTTTCACAGACCTCTAATGTTAAATGTactgtgacagaaagaaagagacagagtgctGTTTAAATTTTGCTTTGTTGTCCTGCCTTAATGTCTCTTCCATTAAGGTTGGTCTCCTTTCTTGCTCCAATGAGCACAAAAACACCACTCtgtattttctaaaaaaaaaaaaaagaaaaaagaagaacaaagaaaaacctACTCAAGTAGTGATGAGGTTGccagagcagagaagaaaagaggaggcagaggtgtTCTGCTGAGGCTGAAAATTAGCCGATTATAATAGCGAGAACCATAGTAAAAACTGTCAGCCGAGATTTCAAGCAACAAATAACACTTGTGGCTTACATAACCATGTCAACAAGCGACGTGACAGTGGCCTTAAACTGAAGACATCTGACACATGGTGATGAATGACGGAGAAACTTACAAACCATATATTTGATCACTAAACGACTACAGGTGACACTTCAGCAAGCACACGATTACTTTATTCACCATAAGATTGTTGTGCAAACTCAAATGAAACCTCTTGAGCCTAAAGATGTCACTAAAGTAACATTAGTTAAAAGTTGCTATCATTTTAATTGTAATAGCCACTTGCAGCTTTGCCTGAGGATCTATGCAAAACACCTTTTAAATCACTTAAACCAATCGCCTTTCATCAATTTTCTACTATGTCcaatctgttttatttgtttattatcacacttttttaaaatcttattttagtATCTATtcaatgtattttattaaatttcTTCTCTGCAATGTTATTTGCCTGATTTGgtgtatataatatattattgccttggaaagcactttgttttgacagatgctgtacaaataaagtttttagTGATGGTTAAGTTGAATTGTTTTGTAGAGGCACATTTATCTGGCCTGTCATTCAAACAAGAAGGTGGCTGCACCCTTGCATGTGACATGGGTGAATTTGCTGTCCCTTCAGAGAAGGACCTGAATCTTCAAATCTGTTTTCCTGTATTATTAAGAAGGGATAAAAGAACAACACatcaatttaaaaacactatATATTCAAGATTTAATTCAACCCAAAAAGCAGAATGTAAAAACTTGAAAAATATCTTCTCTGGTATTTTTCTTGTTAGCCAGATTAACATTCTAAAAAATGAGaattaaatatcaaaatcaCTACAAAAAGACTCCACGGATAAGGGACACAATCCTATCTTTGTAAATCTGTATATACCCTTTCATTAGCTATATGtgcaaaacacagcagaaatgaaACATGATATTACAGAAAATTTCATAAAATCTCATGGGATAAAAAGAAATTAGattataatgaaattaaattaagaacaagctagaaaaataaatcaaaggcACAATTAGGAAATGTAATGCCTACAATAAATAACTTCCCACCTCAGTGACAACATCAGCAATGTCCTGTTTGTCCTGAGAAGTGAGGTCCGGAGCGATCTTCACCAGGACCGGAGGTTTGGACTCTCCCTGCAGGGCATCGCGCTCCTTCAACACCTGAGCAGATTGGATGAGAATGTGAGTATTTCAGGTGAAAGTGCAGAGAACTACTGgaaactgagacagacagacggtgtATTGTGCTGTAAGATCTAAAGCTTTAGGAACAAGAAGGATGGGCTCACCAACGAACAGACAGAATAGTCACtttgtttaaagagaaacttTACACCATGCACATCGGGATGGGATTTGATACCATTTAAGGAATCTGAATCCTTTCAAACCCCTTAGTGAATGTTTTTAGGTCGTTTGTTTGGTGGGCAATTAAGaaatatgttctgtttttatttcactcagTATCATACCTAAACCACAGCGATTCCACTGTGCTGAAAGGGTGTAGGGCTATCATCACATATTTTATCACTGCTCTGTGACATTCATCAAGCCTGTCCTGACTCATTTTTCCCTTTGCTGTGAGGGAAAACGGCATTTGCTCCTCACTGGGGGTGGGCTGCAAAAGCAGTAGAAGCTTAAGTATAAACAACACACTGGACATAATATTAATTCTACTTTATCACTGACCAActaaataaattatgaaaattaTGATTTTTCTGCATGCACTGTGTATTAGCAGATCAATTTAGGGTTTTCTAGGGagttctttcttgttttctacAGGTGGCAGAGGCTAGTTGTTGGCAAGCTTGTGATGTTCCTATAAGATGTTATTTTGAATGTGTAGAGAAATAAGGCCAGAtgatgcattttcattgtgtttacatttttgtcactgTTGGGTCCAAACCCAGTAATTTCACGAATATTCGGACATTCCTACCGTATGTAGGAGCTGGCGGAGCTCAGCCTTCCCCTGTAGATCCCGGAGACCTGGTGTATTGGGACTGCTGACGTTGACCACCAGGTAGTCAGCCAGCGGGCCCAGCACTCTCACCCCCTCCAAGTAATCTGCCCCTGCGTCCTGGGACACCTTGTTCTTCCCCAGGTTGATGCCCAAGGGAAGGCCAgctataaacacagacacacgcacgtatgcaaacacacatacacacacacacataggaagGTTCagacaagcacaaacacaggctGCATCATCAGACACATGACTCAACTGGGGCAGAGGCTGCTGAAGTGCTAAATGGGCTGTAAGCAGGTATGGATCAGACACAATAAAACGTGAGACAAGGACAGGTCAAGATCATaaaaatagaacagaatagTGTATTTCACCACATAGCCAATTCATTATTTGGCTTCCCCATTACAAACTAAGTGACttataaataacaaatacacaccagaaaaaaaaacaggacaggtTTATATCAAGCAAATTtttgaaaatgataaatgaaggGCGGAATTCTTCCCACTTAAGATGAGAAGTCTACAGAATATAAGGACAGCCTGCTAACCTttactttgctgctgctgtgtgtctacCCGGGCCTTCAGCCTCTGTTGTGCTTCTGCCAAACCACAGCTGTTGAATCCATATCTGgtgagaagcacacacacacacacacacacacacacacacacacacacacacacacacacacacacacacacacacacacacacacacacacacacacacacacacacacacacacacacacacgtatacaatATTATAAAGTATTAAACCAGCAATTTACAAGTAACAATAATCTCACAAGTTGctcaaacaacaaactgaaaaagaagGATTTTTATCATTCTGCAGCTCCAGCTTTTACGCTATTTTGAGTGCTAACCCACTGAACTACATAAATAATGACGTGAACAATCGATAaatctaaaaatacattttgctctTGTTATGAGCAAATTGAAACTGTGTGATTGTGTCCACTCTGGAGTTGTAAAGCAGTGGGAATCCTCTCCCATAGACTTTAATTATTCCTCATGGGACAGTTTCTCccatcatatttttttatattatataacataaTGAGAACTTCCAGGCGGGTTTACTCTCATGATACTGTATGaattatttattgacatttttgataaatgttGTCTTTGCATTATACATGTTTGATTTGGTGTTACATATATACTAATTAAGCACATGAAACACTGTCTCAAGAGTATATTGTGGAAATACTGTACTCCTCTATAAATTCCACTATGTATAACTTTAAAAAATAGGTAGAATTAAACTGATCATGTGCACTAAATACTACAACCTTAATATAAAATATCTATAGAATATGGAATAATTTAAATCAGATTGTTCAAGATCCACTGGCAAAAGGTAAATTGTCTGTTGCAATAACTCAAAATATAAATTaccataaaatattaatttcactATGTATAATGACAGAGGGAGCAAAACAAGGAAAGAGCTGGTAACGACATATTTCCTTCATTTAGCTCCTTCAAACCTGTGTtgcaaattaaaagaaaagaaaagaaaattaggTAAATCCAAGGCCTCTTATCAACAGCTTGGTAAATGTGAACCCTACAGTATCCAACCTGTAGGCAGCGTCATCTCTTTGAACATAGAGAGATGTGAAAAAGAGCATTATACGGCAACATGACCCTCTCCTGCTCGTTTTCTGTCTTAAGGATTTTAACATAAACTAAGACTAATGTGGCTCCTTTACTGTTATATAAATTGAATAAACTCTTTGTGAGATATA encodes:
- the dhodh gene encoding dihydroorotate dehydrogenase (quinone), mitochondrial; translated protein: MAGHLKKQLKDALKVISSGSLLFASYLTVVGDERFYANQLMPLLQRIVGAETAHVLAVKMIGLGLVPLNRYQDPASLEVNVLGLKFRNPIGIAAGFDKHGEAVDGLYRVGFGFVEVGTITPKPQEGNPKPRVFRLTRDHAIINRYGFNSCGLAEAQQRLKARVDTQQQQSKAGLPLGINLGKNKVSQDAGADYLEGVRVLGPLADYLVVNVSSPNTPGLRDLQGKAELRQLLHTVLKERDALQGESKPPVLVKIAPDLTSQDKQDIADVVTELGVDGLMVSNTTVSRPETLQDPHKSEVGGLSGQPLKDLSTSTVREMYNLTKGKVAIIGIGGVASGQDAMDKIRAGASLVQLYTALTYQGPPVVTKIKRELEHLLKEQGFSSVSEAVGADHRGADGSTHMHSQLKEMVNVNTAPVSAISSN